From a single Aspergillus puulaauensis MK2 DNA, chromosome 2, nearly complete sequence genomic region:
- a CDS encoding uncharacterized protein (COG:S;~EggNog:ENOG410PN1U;~TransMembrane:7 (o12-34i46-69o89-113i125-146o178-199i211-228o248-268i)) translates to MGNLPLVGRSLAIFVTAAVMVGLSIIAVLMRCFVRLYVVRAFGWDDGLMVIALALFIALSILCMLGPEAGIGHRMVDFPDLDSLKKSLLLWWLGQMLYLWSSAVAKVAIAWALLRIAVHRFHRVIIWIVIVVVICIGFAFWVILLFDCQPISYFWERLSFLTARGTCMSSDVLLITAYVYSGLTIFCDFSLGILPICFIWNLQMNRRTKGVLAGILSLGAVASIGVVIRMPYLKNYSDVDFLYSTYQIAIWSIIETGLAIIAGSLITLRPLFRWFLDGTSSYRNRSDGKRHSGAKYALSSITPNEPAPAPGFNDPHYWRPDVNANENTMVTSVTASVGRSNEHSSREALTPLSDGIGHERQLSVERTFRLSSGTRDSWFNRNNNYL, encoded by the exons ATGGGCAATCTACCTCTGGTCGGCCGAAGCCTGGCGATTTTCGTCACGGCGGCCGTTATGGTCGGCCTGTCCATTATCGCTGTCCTGATGCGCTGCTTTGTTCGACTGTACGTCGTGCGCGCGTTTGGCTGGGACGATGGGCTGATGGTTATAGCGCTG GCGCTATTCATCGCATTGAGCATTCTGTGCATGCTTGGGCCTGAAGCCGGGATTGGCCATCGTATGGTCGACTTTCCCGACCTGGACTCATTGAAGAAGTCTTTACTG CTATGGTGGCTAGGCCAGATGCTATACCTGTGGTCGTCGGCCGTCGCCAAAGTCGCCATTGCCTGGGCCCTGCTCCGTATCGCAGTTCATCGCTTCCATCGCGTCATCATATGGATCGTcattgtcgtcgtcatctgCATCGGCTTTGCCTTCTGGGTTATCCTGCTCTTTGACTGCCAACCCATCTCGTACTTCTGGGAGCGGCTCAGCTTCCTCACAGCAAGGGGAACGTGCATGTCATCGGATGTCCTGCTCATCACGGCATATGTGTACAGCGGGCTTACAATCTTCTGTGATTTCAGCCTGGGCATACTCCCAATTTGCTTTATCTGGAACCTGCAGATGAATCGGCGCACCAAGGGGGTGTTGGCGGGCATTCTCAGCTTGGGCGCAGT TGCGAGTATCGGTGTCGTTATCCGAATGCCATATCTAAAGAACTACTCAGACGTGGACTTCCTCT ACTCAACATACCAAATCGCCATATGGTCAATCATCGAGACAGGACTAGCCATTATAGCCGGCAGCCTCATCACCCTCCGCCCTCTCTTCCGCTGGTTCCTCGATGGGACCTCGTCGTACCGCAACCGCAGCGACGGGAAAAGGCACAGCGGTGCAAAATACGCACTCTCCTCGATTACACCCAACGAACCAGCTCCGGCACCTGGCTTCAACGACCCGCACTACTGGCGGCCCGATGTCAATGCGAACGAGAACACGATGGTGACGTCTGTGACGGCATCGGTGGGCCGCAGCAACGAACATTCCAGCCGGGAAGCCCTAACGCCCTTGAGCGATGGGATCGGGCATGAGCGGCAGCTCAGCGTGGAGAGGACGTTTAGATTGTCGAGTGGAACGCGGGATTCGTGGTTTAATCGGAATAATAACTACCTCTAA
- a CDS encoding phosphatidylserine decarboxylase family protein (COG:I;~EggNog:ENOG410PKI5;~InterPro:IPR022237,IPR003817;~PFAM:PF12588,PF02666;~go_function: GO:0004609 - phosphatidylserine decarboxylase activity [Evidence IEA];~go_process: GO:0008654 - phospholipid biosynthetic process [Evidence IEA]), with protein MPKKSHTHRHHRAGHWMPPDHDSHHKWVGGVIAHVDKQEKHELHPVLKDFKQLIESNTRVYMLVASMFAEVPKNRHYCTDPTGCPQIRDYHHMLRVLNYLITTAPSWNDFSLRVGLVGLPINAVLDWSMGTPSGYAAFLDPDINAMLKKVLNAWGEFLTSPESATALDESDNGWFGQTGKGNLVQVANAPNASSHDFDKLFVCDPKAKHHGFNSWDDFFTRVFRPGIRPVAAADDDSVVVNACESQPYKVARGVKAKDTFWIKAQPYSVLDMLSHDGLAGQFVGGTVYQAFLSALSYHRWHAPVSGKVVKAYVVDGTYYSEPLFEGLWDGDKGQKQDIDASGEVMTQEYLTCLATRAIIFIECDNPAIGLMAFLGVGMCEVSTCDITVKEGQRLKKGDQLGMFHFGGSTHCLLFRKGVNVEGFPSTDMQQNVPVNGKLAVAS; from the exons ATGCCTAAGAAATCCCACACCCATCGCCACCACCG GGCCGGGCACTGGATGCCCCCGGACCACGACTCGCACCACAAATGGGTCGGAGGGGTGATAGCCCACGTCGATAAGCAGGAAAAGCACGAATTACACCCCGTTCTGAAAGACTTCAAACAGCTTATTGAGTCCAACACCCGCGTGTACATGCTGGTCGCGTCCATGTTCGCCGAGGTGCCCAAGAACCGCCACTACTGCACCGATCCAACAGGCTGTCCGCAGATCAGGGATTACCACCATATGCTCCGTGTCCTGAATTATCTAATCACCACGGCGCCGTCGTGGAATGATTTCTCGCTgagggttgggttggttgggctGCCGATTAATGCGGTGCTGGACTGGTCAATGGGTACGCCGAGTGGATATGCAGCGTTCCTAGACCCAGATATCAACGCCATGCTGAAGAAAGTTCTCAACGCCTGGGGCGAGTTCCTGACATCGCCAGAGTCAGCAACAGCCCTAGATGAATCTGACAATGGCTGGTTTGGTCAAACCGGCAAGGGTAATCTCGTCCAGGTCGCCAACGCGCCCAACGCATCGAGCCACGACTTCGACAAGCTGTTTGTCTGCGACCCGAAGGCGAAACACCACGGCTTCAACTCGTGGGACGACTTCTTCACCCGGGTCTTCCGCCCGGGTATTCGGCCTGTTGCTGCGGCTGACGATGACAGCGTTGTTGTGAATGCGTGCGAGTCCCAGCCGTACAAGGTTGCCCGGGGCGTGAAAGCCAAGGATACATTCTGGATCAAGGCGCAGCCGTATTCGGTACTTGACATGTTATCGCACGATGGCCTTGCCGGCCAGTTCGTGGGGGGCACGGTGTATCAGGCCTTTCTTAGTGCGCTGAGCTACCACCGCTGGCATGCCCCTGTGAGTGGGAAGGTCGTCAAGGCGTACGTGGTTGATGGGACGTACTATTCCGAACCCTTGTTCGAAGGGCTGTGGGATGGGGATAAGGGGCAAAAGCAGGATATTGATGCCTCGGGCGAGGTCATGACCCAGGAGTATCTCACCTGTCTTGCCACTCGGGCAATCATATTCATCGAGTGTGATAACCCGGCTATTGGGCTCATGGCGTTCCTTGGAGTGGGTATGTGCGAGGTATCGACGTGCGACATCACTGTCAAAGAGGGACAGCGTTTAAAGAAGGGAGACCAGCTGGGAATGTTCCATTTCGGGGGCTCAACGCATTGTCTCCTGTTTCGCAAGGGTGTGAATGTCGAGGGCTTTCCATCCACGGACATGCAGCAGAATGTCCCTGTGAATGGAAAACTGGCGGTTGCTTCGTGA